A genome region from Anastrepha ludens isolate Willacy chromosome 3, idAnaLude1.1, whole genome shotgun sequence includes the following:
- the LOC128856489 gene encoding uncharacterized protein LOC128856489: protein MQIPFEHWDGEDLLSISDLAALQSSFKKVANIEASFDDYVNVDNGVQTWDNPSEEDILNSIFESRGVPAEPDNDEHDLTVEELAETEEALPTLIQAASSISVIITFVEMRSDVPINVFNSLHDLEAFIENEKWKTVIQTKLTDYFK from the exons atgcagattccatttgagcattgggatggggaggaccttctttcaatatcggatttggctgctttacagtcttcatttaaaaaagtagcaaatatcgaagcatcgtttgatgactacgtaaatgttgataatggtgtgcagacttgggacaacccatccgaagaagatattctcaacagcatttttgaaagtcgcggagttccagctgaacctg ataacgatgaacacgatttgaccgttgaagaattggcagaaactgaggaggcattacctacgttgatacaagctgcttcatccattagcgtgATTAtaacctttgtggaaatgaggagtgacgtgccgattaatgttttcaactctctacatgatttggaagcttttattgaaaatgaaaaatggaagactgtaattcaaaccaaactcactgattattttaaataa